The following proteins are encoded in a genomic region of Amycolatopsis sulphurea:
- a CDS encoding DUF2127 domain-containing protein → MSEKPPAKAPRSTERLFRIAIALKGLDGALQLVGALILLFVPATVVTGFAHAVITRDLLGDPSGTLARHLELAAEHFAAGGTKTFAVVYLLAHGVVKLGLVWALARKWLRAYPVAMLVLAAFVAYEIYRAIETSSIALPFFAAVDALIIVLVYREYQQLRRERAAA, encoded by the coding sequence ATGAGCGAGAAACCACCGGCGAAGGCGCCTCGCAGCACGGAGCGGCTCTTCCGGATCGCGATCGCGCTGAAGGGGCTGGACGGCGCCCTCCAGCTGGTCGGCGCGCTGATCCTGCTCTTCGTCCCGGCCACCGTGGTGACCGGGTTCGCGCATGCGGTGATCACCCGCGACCTGCTCGGCGATCCGTCCGGCACGCTGGCCCGGCACCTCGAACTCGCCGCCGAGCATTTCGCCGCGGGCGGCACGAAGACGTTCGCGGTGGTCTACCTGCTGGCGCACGGCGTGGTCAAGCTCGGCCTGGTGTGGGCACTGGCCCGGAAGTGGCTGCGGGCCTACCCGGTCGCGATGCTGGTGCTGGCCGCGTTCGTGGCCTACGAGATCTATCGCGCGATCGAGACCAGCTCGATCGCGCTGCCGTTCTTCGCCGCCGTGGACGCGCTGATCATCGTGCTGGTGTACCGGGAATACCAGCAGCTCCGCCGGGAACGGGCAGCGGCCTGA
- a CDS encoding PP2C family protein-serine/threonine phosphatase, giving the protein MTGFPPWHTASERGPRERNADAVSAYAAAGAPGITFALADGVGDDPAAGLAARTAATAAARTPVADGPVAAILNGQQAVQKLGGTGDAVMVVAMPFEGGYRIAWVGDSRAYGWDGHMVRKVTEDHTMAEYFRRRRQPYTARMEHVVTTSVRTTRPDEIGTTEVVGGGLLLTSDGVHKVVPPSTIDAILADPSGGAAGLVAAAIELGGRDNATALFVEPPAVDPAVIATEPFRTAA; this is encoded by the coding sequence ATGACCGGATTTCCACCGTGGCACACCGCCAGCGAGCGAGGGCCACGCGAACGCAATGCGGACGCCGTGAGCGCCTACGCCGCGGCCGGCGCCCCCGGGATCACGTTCGCGCTCGCCGACGGGGTCGGGGACGATCCCGCGGCGGGCCTGGCCGCGCGGACCGCGGCAACGGCCGCGGCCCGCACCCCGGTGGCGGACGGGCCGGTCGCCGCGATCCTGAACGGCCAGCAGGCCGTGCAGAAGCTGGGCGGCACCGGCGACGCGGTGATGGTGGTCGCGATGCCGTTCGAGGGCGGCTACCGGATCGCCTGGGTCGGCGACTCCCGGGCGTACGGCTGGGACGGCCACATGGTCCGCAAGGTGACCGAGGACCACACCATGGCCGAGTACTTCCGCCGCCGGCGGCAGCCTTACACGGCGCGGATGGAGCACGTGGTCACCACCAGCGTGCGCACCACTCGGCCGGACGAGATCGGCACCACCGAGGTGGTCGGCGGCGGTCTGCTGCTGACCAGCGACGGTGTGCACAAGGTCGTTCCGCCGTCCACGATCGACGCGATCCTGGCCGATCCGTCGGGCGGCGCGGCCGGGCTGGTGGCCGCGGCGATCGAGCTGGGCGGACGGGACAACGCGACCGCGCTGTTCGTGGAACCGCCCGCGGTGGACCCGGCCGTGATCGCGACGGAGCCGTTTCGCACGGCCGCCTGA
- a CDS encoding glycosyltransferase family 39 protein has product MTALSARPATPQARDPQHRKENSPPWVRPAALGLLALTAVLYFWNLTASGYGNSFYAAAVQSGTQNLEAWLFGSLDPGSVLTVDKPPAALWVGTAFARVFGFSSFTVLAPQALMGVASVGLLYLTVRRVSGPVPGLLAGAALALTPVAALMFRFNNPDALLVLLLIAAAYCTIRAIEKASPKWLVFAGVAVGFGFLTKMMQAFLVLPAFALAYLVAAPTSLGKRLLHLLAAAGALIVSAGWFVALVELWPATSRPYIGGSTGNSLLELALGYNGLGRIFGGEGNGGGGGFGGGGVGNTMFGGASGLGRMFGESFGTEISWLLPAALLGLVAGLWFTRRAARTDRTRASLLVWGGWLLVTGLVFSFMGGTIHPYYAVQLAPAIAALVAISGHALWRGRAHLVPRVLLGSMIAVTAVWDYILLDRTSTWLPVLRWVIVALGLIVATLVVVGLPRIRTLIAGVAVATMVTLGAGTAAYGVETVSLPHSGSIPTSGPETTGMGRMGGGGMEQTSSALGTLLAQTTTTWAAATTSSQSAAGLELASGKGVIGIGGWSGSDPAPTLAQFQQYVAEGKISYYVDGGRGGGPGGGSSEIGDWVAAHFTATTVGGQTVYKLIS; this is encoded by the coding sequence ATGACGGCCCTGTCCGCCCGCCCTGCCACTCCGCAGGCGCGGGATCCGCAGCACCGCAAGGAGAATTCGCCGCCGTGGGTGCGCCCGGCGGCGCTCGGGCTGTTGGCACTCACGGCGGTGCTGTACTTCTGGAACCTCACCGCCTCGGGGTATGGCAACTCGTTCTACGCCGCCGCGGTGCAATCCGGCACGCAGAACCTGGAGGCCTGGCTCTTCGGCTCGCTCGACCCGGGCAGTGTGCTCACTGTCGACAAACCGCCTGCCGCGCTGTGGGTGGGCACCGCGTTCGCCCGGGTCTTCGGTTTCTCCAGCTTCACCGTGCTCGCCCCGCAGGCGCTCATGGGCGTCGCCTCGGTCGGGCTGCTGTATCTGACCGTGCGCCGGGTTTCCGGTCCGGTGCCCGGACTGCTGGCAGGGGCGGCCCTCGCGCTGACCCCGGTGGCCGCGCTGATGTTCCGGTTCAACAATCCGGACGCGCTGCTCGTCCTGTTGCTGATCGCGGCCGCCTATTGCACGATCCGCGCGATCGAGAAGGCGAGCCCGAAGTGGCTGGTGTTCGCCGGGGTCGCGGTCGGCTTCGGCTTCCTGACCAAGATGATGCAGGCCTTCCTGGTGCTGCCCGCGTTCGCGCTGGCGTATCTGGTCGCCGCGCCGACCTCGCTGGGCAAACGCTTGCTGCACCTGCTCGCCGCGGCCGGCGCGCTGATCGTCTCCGCGGGCTGGTTCGTCGCGCTGGTCGAGCTGTGGCCTGCCACGTCCCGGCCCTACATCGGCGGTTCCACCGGGAACAGCCTGCTGGAGCTGGCGCTGGGCTACAACGGCCTCGGCCGGATCTTCGGCGGCGAAGGCAACGGCGGGGGCGGCGGATTCGGGGGCGGAGGCGTCGGGAACACGATGTTCGGCGGCGCCTCGGGGCTGGGCCGGATGTTCGGCGAGAGCTTCGGCACCGAGATCTCCTGGCTGCTGCCCGCCGCGCTGCTCGGCCTGGTGGCCGGGCTGTGGTTCACCCGGCGGGCGGCGCGCACCGACCGTACCCGTGCCTCGTTGCTGGTCTGGGGCGGCTGGCTGCTGGTGACCGGGCTGGTGTTCAGCTTCATGGGCGGCACCATCCACCCGTACTACGCGGTGCAGCTCGCCCCGGCGATCGCCGCACTGGTCGCGATCTCCGGGCACGCGCTGTGGCGCGGTCGCGCACACCTCGTCCCGCGCGTGCTGCTGGGCTCGATGATCGCCGTGACCGCGGTGTGGGACTACATCCTGCTGGACCGCACCTCGACGTGGCTTCCGGTGCTGCGCTGGGTGATCGTGGCACTCGGGCTGATCGTCGCCACGCTCGTCGTGGTCGGCCTGCCCCGGATCCGCACGCTGATCGCAGGCGTCGCGGTGGCCACGATGGTCACCCTCGGCGCGGGCACCGCGGCTTACGGCGTGGAGACGGTTTCCTTGCCGCACAGCGGTTCCATCCCGACTTCCGGTCCGGAGACCACTGGCATGGGCCGGATGGGCGGCGGCGGGATGGAGCAGACGAGCAGCGCGCTCGGCACTCTGCTCGCCCAGACCACCACTACGTGGGCCGCGGCGACTACCAGCTCGCAATCCGCGGCCGGCCTGGAATTGGCCAGTGGCAAGGGCGTGATCGGGATCGGCGGCTGGTCGGGCAGCGATCCGGCACCCACGCTGGCGCAGTTCCAGCAGTACGTGGCCGAGGGCAAGATCTCGTACTACGTGGACGGCGGACGCGGCGGTGGCCCGGGTGGCGGATCGAGCGAGATCGGCGACTGGGTCGCGGCGCATTTCACCGCCACCACGGTGGGCGGGCAGACCGTGTACAAGCTGATCTCCTGA
- a CDS encoding bifunctional glycosyltransferase family 2/GtrA family protein has product MNATAPSRSSAGDVPAPRPGTTPVGLGGPQPVLDVVIPVYNEEADLEPCIRRLHAYLAERVGYPYRITVADNASTDRTLQVAERLAREFPEVEVHHLDEKGRGRALHAVWSASDAAVLAYMDVDLSTDLAALGPLVAPLLSGHSDVAIGSRLARGARVVRGPKREFISRCYNLVLRGALAVRFSDAQCGFKAIRADVAHRLLPHVQDTGWFFDTELLVLAQRAGLRIHEVPVDWVDDPNSSVNLVATATADLKGLVRITRATFTGQIPVHRLREQLGREPIGVEAPGVSPSLVKQLVRFAAVGVASTAAYLLLFLLLRTMVGAQAANFTALLVTAIANTAVNRRVTFGVRGRAGAGRHQFEGLIVFGLGLVLTSGSLALLNHTTHPGVVLETTVLVLANLAATVLRFLLLRGWVFNPRRGRTAPEES; this is encoded by the coding sequence ATGAACGCCACCGCCCCCTCCCGCAGCAGCGCCGGCGACGTGCCCGCACCGCGGCCCGGGACGACCCCGGTCGGCCTCGGCGGCCCGCAACCCGTGCTCGACGTCGTCATCCCGGTCTACAACGAAGAAGCCGACCTCGAACCGTGCATCCGCCGTCTGCATGCCTATCTGGCCGAGCGAGTCGGCTACCCGTACCGGATCACCGTCGCGGACAACGCGAGCACCGACCGCACGTTGCAGGTCGCAGAACGACTCGCCCGTGAGTTCCCCGAAGTAGAAGTACACCACCTCGACGAGAAGGGCCGCGGACGCGCCCTTCACGCGGTCTGGTCCGCTTCGGACGCAGCTGTGCTCGCGTACATGGACGTCGACCTATCGACGGACCTAGCCGCACTCGGGCCGCTCGTCGCGCCACTGCTGTCCGGACATTCCGACGTCGCGATCGGCAGCCGGCTCGCGCGTGGCGCCCGCGTCGTACGCGGACCGAAGCGCGAGTTCATCTCGCGCTGCTACAACCTGGTCCTTCGCGGCGCACTGGCCGTGCGGTTCTCCGACGCGCAGTGCGGCTTTAAGGCGATTCGCGCGGACGTCGCACACCGCCTCCTGCCGCACGTACAGGACACCGGCTGGTTCTTCGACACCGAGCTGCTCGTGCTCGCCCAGCGCGCCGGGTTGCGGATCCACGAGGTACCCGTGGACTGGGTCGACGATCCGAACTCCTCGGTCAACCTCGTCGCCACCGCGACCGCCGACCTCAAGGGCCTCGTACGCATCACACGCGCAACCTTCACCGGGCAGATCCCGGTACACCGGCTGCGAGAGCAGCTCGGCCGGGAACCGATCGGAGTGGAGGCACCCGGCGTGTCCCCCAGCCTCGTCAAGCAGCTCGTCCGGTTCGCCGCGGTCGGCGTCGCCAGCACCGCCGCGTACCTGCTGCTGTTCCTGCTCCTGCGCACCATGGTGGGCGCGCAGGCAGCGAACTTCACCGCACTGCTGGTGACGGCAATCGCGAACACCGCAGTCAACCGCCGGGTGACCTTCGGCGTACGCGGCCGCGCCGGAGCCGGACGGCACCAGTTCGAAGGCCTGATCGTGTTCGGCCTCGGACTCGTGCTCACCAGCGGTTCGCTCGCGCTGCTCAACCACACCACGCATCCCGGAGTCGTCCTGGAGACCACCGTTCTCGTGCTGGCGAACCTCGCCGCCACGGTGCTCCGCTTCCTGCTGCTGCGCGGCTGGGTCTTCAACCCCCGCCGCGGCCGCACCGCACCCGAGGAGTCCTGA
- a CDS encoding glycosyltransferase family 39 protein, which yields MTAVATPEAPPSSPAAPRREPRWMRLSLVALLAATAALYVWDLSASGWANSFYSAAAQAGSQSWKALFFGSSDAANGITVDKTPAALWVMSLSARLFGVNSWSILVPQALMGVGATWLTYATVRRTSGAATGLLAGTVLALTPAAALIFRFNNPDALLVLLLVAAAYCTVRAIEKASPKWLVLAGMAVGFGFLAKMLQTFLVVPGFALAYLVAAPTGPGKRLLHLLSAGVALIVSAGWYLAVVALWPAADRPYIGGSQNNSLLELTLGYNGFGRITGDETGSVGGGAGGGWGSTGLFRLFGSEMAGGIAWLLPAAVLALGAGLWFTRRAPRTDHSRAALLIWGGWLIVTAAVFSLMGGIIHPYYTVALAPAIAALVGTAIVQLWRLRDDPVASGLLSGGLALSAVTTYVLLLRESSWLPWLAPTVLIIGLFTSVALFFSSHLSRVAARSLAVVGLVALLAGTGAYAVATATTPHSGAIPSAGPSSNRGMPGGGGMRGGGGPAGGLLGTSSPGTALTALLTQNTGKYTWAAATVGSNNAAGYQLASGQPVLAVGGFNGTDPYPTLEQFQQYVHDGKIHYLLGEGMTVFGGNSSGSDLSQQIVDWVAANYQSTTVDGVVVYDLTP from the coding sequence ATGACCGCAGTCGCCACCCCCGAAGCACCGCCAAGCAGTCCCGCCGCGCCACGGCGAGAACCGCGGTGGATGCGGCTGTCCCTCGTTGCGCTCCTCGCCGCCACCGCTGCGCTGTACGTGTGGGACCTGAGTGCTTCAGGCTGGGCCAACTCCTTCTACTCCGCTGCCGCACAAGCGGGTTCACAAAGCTGGAAGGCACTGTTCTTCGGCTCCAGCGACGCAGCCAACGGCATCACAGTGGACAAGACCCCCGCTGCTCTGTGGGTGATGAGCCTCTCCGCGCGACTGTTCGGCGTGAACAGCTGGAGCATCCTCGTACCGCAAGCGCTGATGGGCGTCGGCGCGACCTGGCTGACGTACGCGACCGTACGGCGCACTTCCGGCGCCGCGACCGGGCTACTCGCGGGCACTGTGTTGGCCCTCACCCCCGCGGCAGCGCTGATCTTCCGCTTCAACAACCCGGACGCCCTGCTCGTACTTCTTCTCGTAGCTGCGGCCTATTGCACCGTACGCGCCATCGAGAAGGCCAGCCCGAAATGGCTCGTCCTGGCCGGCATGGCCGTCGGATTCGGGTTCCTGGCGAAGATGCTGCAAACATTCCTGGTGGTGCCCGGATTCGCCCTTGCTTATCTCGTCGCCGCGCCCACAGGACCCGGAAAACGCCTGCTGCACCTGCTTTCCGCAGGGGTCGCCCTGATCGTCTCTGCGGGCTGGTACCTCGCCGTCGTCGCGCTCTGGCCCGCCGCGGACCGGCCCTACATCGGCGGCTCGCAGAACAACAGCCTGCTAGAATTGACCTTGGGCTACAACGGTTTCGGCCGGATCACCGGCGACGAGACCGGCAGCGTCGGCGGCGGGGCCGGCGGCGGCTGGGGCAGCACCGGACTGTTCCGGCTGTTCGGCAGCGAGATGGCGGGCGGGATCGCGTGGCTGCTGCCTGCCGCCGTACTCGCGCTGGGCGCCGGACTGTGGTTCACCCGCCGCGCGCCGCGAACCGATCACAGCCGTGCGGCTTTGCTGATCTGGGGTGGCTGGCTGATCGTCACCGCTGCTGTGTTCAGCCTCATGGGCGGCATCATCCATCCGTACTACACGGTCGCGCTCGCCCCGGCGATAGCCGCACTCGTCGGTACCGCCATCGTTCAGCTGTGGCGGCTACGCGACGACCCCGTCGCCTCGGGCCTGCTCAGCGGTGGGCTCGCCTTGAGCGCTGTCACGACGTACGTGCTGCTATTGCGCGAATCGTCGTGGCTGCCCTGGCTCGCCCCCACTGTGCTCATCATCGGGTTGTTCACCTCAGTGGCGCTGTTCTTCTCCAGTCACCTCAGTCGCGTCGCTGCGCGATCCCTTGCCGTCGTAGGGCTTGTCGCGCTACTCGCGGGCACTGGCGCGTACGCCGTCGCGACAGCGACGACCCCGCATAGCGGCGCGATTCCTTCTGCAGGGCCATCTTCCAACCGCGGCATGCCTGGCGGTGGCGGAATGCGCGGTGGCGGCGGACCTGCCGGAGGGCTGCTCGGCACCTCGTCACCTGGGACGGCGCTCACCGCGCTACTGACCCAGAACACCGGAAAGTACACCTGGGCAGCTGCCACAGTCGGTTCCAACAACGCGGCCGGATATCAGCTCGCCAGCGGGCAACCCGTGCTTGCCGTGGGCGGGTTCAACGGTACTGACCCGTACCCGACGCTGGAACAGTTCCAGCAGTACGTCCACGACGGGAAGATCCACTACTTACTCGGCGAAGGGATGACCGTGTTCGGCGGCAACAGCAGTGGCAGTGATCTGTCCCAGCAGATCGTCGACTGGGTCGCGGCGAACTACCAATCGACCACAGTGGACGGTGTCGTGGTGTACGACCTGACCCCCTGA
- a CDS encoding sensor histidine kinase encodes MELRAKLAASRFGRLSLRVKLIVSIVLLLSLVCLVIGVVSEFALRAFLLAQTDGQLYAAATRAEEFATHDSPLGGHNPLDAPGQGAGTVNVQLSGGQLVNGGALSTYGERITLTSDELAVLQSLPPNGRAYTRALGDRGDYRLTAMQIPGSVVVTGVPLAQMQQTLLTVGLILFGVAAAGVTGAAFVGAFAVRRTLRPLDRVAATASQVSELPLDRGDVDLSVRVPAPYTDPRTEVGQVGAALNLMLGHISSALEARHSSELRARQFVADASHELRTPLAAIRGYAELAGRGRALVPPDVARSMTRIESEADRMTTLVEDLLLLARLDAGRPLDVAEIDLARLVADAVGDAHVAGPKHHWQLSLPDAPVLVLGDVQRLHQVLANLLANARVHTPPGTTVVTALTQSADGSAVVTVTDNGPGIPPHLLPEVFERFARGDSSRSRAAGSTGLGMAIAAAVLVAHHGTIEVHSRPGRTEFAVRLPIAVPAQRRVTAEKTTRRLEA; translated from the coding sequence ATGGAACTTCGCGCGAAGCTCGCTGCCTCCCGGTTCGGGCGGCTTTCGCTGCGCGTGAAGCTGATCGTGTCGATCGTGCTGCTGCTGTCACTCGTGTGCCTGGTGATCGGTGTCGTGAGCGAGTTCGCCCTGCGCGCGTTCCTCCTGGCGCAAACCGACGGCCAGCTGTACGCGGCGGCAACCCGTGCCGAGGAGTTCGCCACGCACGACAGTCCGCTCGGCGGACACAACCCGTTGGACGCTCCTGGGCAAGGCGCGGGCACCGTCAACGTGCAGCTTTCCGGCGGACAGCTGGTGAATGGCGGCGCCCTGTCGACGTACGGCGAGCGCATCACGCTGACCTCGGACGAGCTGGCCGTGCTACAGAGCCTTCCTCCGAACGGGCGCGCGTACACGCGCGCGCTCGGCGACCGTGGTGACTATCGGCTGACCGCGATGCAGATCCCGGGCAGCGTGGTCGTAACCGGGGTACCACTGGCCCAGATGCAGCAAACGCTGTTGACGGTTGGGCTGATTCTGTTCGGTGTCGCTGCAGCCGGGGTGACCGGTGCGGCGTTCGTGGGGGCTTTCGCGGTGCGTCGCACGCTTCGCCCGCTCGACCGGGTGGCTGCGACTGCTTCGCAGGTCTCGGAGCTCCCGCTGGACCGTGGCGACGTCGACCTGTCTGTACGAGTACCGGCCCCGTACACCGACCCACGGACCGAAGTGGGCCAGGTCGGTGCGGCGCTCAATCTGATGCTCGGGCACATCTCGTCGGCGCTGGAGGCGCGTCATTCGAGCGAGCTGCGAGCCCGCCAGTTCGTCGCAGACGCCAGCCATGAGCTGCGTACGCCGCTCGCGGCTATCCGTGGCTACGCCGAACTGGCCGGGCGGGGGCGCGCGCTGGTACCGCCGGACGTCGCGCGGTCCATGACCCGCATCGAGTCCGAGGCAGACCGGATGACAACGCTCGTCGAGGACCTGCTGCTTCTCGCACGGCTGGATGCCGGGCGTCCGCTCGATGTCGCCGAGATCGATCTGGCGCGGCTTGTCGCGGACGCTGTCGGCGACGCACACGTCGCAGGGCCGAAGCATCACTGGCAGCTGTCGCTACCCGACGCACCAGTGCTTGTACTCGGTGACGTACAGCGGCTGCATCAGGTGCTGGCCAACCTGCTCGCGAACGCGCGCGTACACACTCCGCCCGGCACGACAGTGGTCACCGCTCTCACGCAGTCGGCTGACGGCAGCGCCGTCGTGACTGTGACCGACAACGGCCCTGGGATCCCACCGCACCTGCTCCCGGAAGTGTTCGAACGCTTCGCGCGCGGCGACTCGTCCCGTTCCCGCGCAGCCGGATCTACCGGGCTCGGTATGGCCATCGCCGCAGCAGTCCTCGTCGCGCACCACGGCACCATCGAGGTCCACAGCCGCCCTGGGCGTACCGAATTCGCCGTCCGGCTGCCTATAGCGGTACCCGCACAGCGCCGTGTAACCGCTGAAAAGACCACGCGGCGACTAGAGGCGTGA
- a CDS encoding fructosamine kinase family protein: MTDGDTLMVKHAPGAAAAEAAGLRWLAKAGAVAVPRVHGADADWLVIDVVETASPTVAAAEAFGRGLAALHNAGAPSFGAPPPDGPVDARIGLAPMRNVRRDSWPQWYAEHRVLPYVRAAVDSGVLTASEATALEQACARFPETAEAPARLHGDLWNGNVLWGEHGAVLIDPAAHGGHRETDLAMLHLFGSPHLDRIVAAYDEAAPLADGYRERIPMHQLFPLLVHTVLFGRSYAAQALAAARSVG; encoded by the coding sequence ATGACCGACGGTGACACTCTGATGGTGAAGCACGCTCCGGGTGCCGCGGCCGCCGAAGCCGCCGGATTGCGCTGGCTCGCCAAAGCCGGTGCGGTGGCGGTCCCGCGGGTACACGGAGCCGACGCGGACTGGCTCGTAATAGACGTCGTCGAGACCGCGTCGCCGACGGTCGCCGCCGCGGAGGCCTTCGGCCGTGGGCTTGCCGCGCTACACAACGCTGGTGCACCGTCGTTCGGCGCACCTCCCCCGGACGGCCCAGTGGATGCACGGATCGGGCTCGCGCCGATGCGGAACGTACGCAGGGACAGCTGGCCGCAGTGGTACGCCGAACACCGCGTGCTGCCGTACGTGCGCGCGGCGGTCGATTCCGGCGTGCTGACTGCCTCAGAAGCGACAGCGCTCGAACAAGCCTGCGCGCGGTTCCCTGAGACGGCTGAAGCGCCGGCTCGGCTCCACGGTGATCTGTGGAACGGCAACGTGCTGTGGGGCGAGCACGGTGCCGTCCTGATCGACCCGGCGGCGCATGGCGGGCACCGCGAGACCGACCTGGCGATGCTGCACCTGTTCGGCAGCCCACATCTGGACCGGATCGTCGCCGCGTACGACGAAGCCGCGCCGCTGGCCGACGGTTACCGCGAACGGATCCCGATGCACCAGCTGTTCCCGCTGCTGGTGCACACTGTCCTATTCGGACGGTCATACGCCGCGCAGGCGCTGGCCGCGGCGCGGTCTGTCGGCTGA
- the tig gene encoding trigger factor — translation MKSTVEQLSPTRVKINVEVPFDELKPNFDRAYRKIAQQVRIPGFRPGKAPARVLESRIGRAPVLDEVVNEAIPAKYIEAVRAGEVRTLGQPEFEVTKLEDRDVLEFSAEVDVRPAIELPDLAGLEISVDDVETTDEEVAEQLDELRARFGTLTGVERAAENGDFVSVDLSATVDGAPVEEATTSGLSYEIGSGQLVDGIDEAIIGANAGESKTFTTKLVAGEYAGQDAEVTVTVQSVKQRELPEADDEFAQLASEFDTIEELRADLRERLGRVKKMQQGVQARDKVLDILLERTEVPIPEKVLESEVENRKHDAVHPYDHDEAKFAEALAAEGRSVEEFDTEVREESEKAVRTQLLLDTIADNEQTTVDDGELTERILYQAQRFGVSPDEYVQRAQQSGQLTAIYADVRRGKALASIVRGTTVKDASGAEVDLSELFGGDEDAEQAPATEEAVTTPAE, via the coding sequence TTGAAGAGCACCGTCGAGCAGCTCAGCCCGACGCGAGTGAAGATCAATGTCGAGGTGCCGTTCGACGAGCTCAAGCCGAACTTCGATCGCGCCTACCGCAAGATCGCCCAGCAGGTGCGCATCCCGGGCTTCCGGCCCGGCAAGGCGCCCGCTCGCGTCCTGGAAAGCCGGATCGGCCGCGCGCCGGTGCTCGACGAGGTCGTCAACGAGGCCATCCCGGCCAAGTACATCGAGGCCGTCCGGGCCGGCGAGGTGCGCACGCTGGGCCAGCCCGAGTTCGAGGTGACCAAGCTCGAAGACCGCGACGTGCTGGAGTTCAGCGCCGAGGTCGACGTGCGCCCGGCCATCGAGCTGCCCGATCTCGCGGGCCTGGAGATCAGCGTCGACGACGTCGAGACCACCGACGAGGAGGTCGCCGAGCAGCTCGACGAGCTGCGGGCCCGGTTCGGCACGCTGACCGGCGTCGAGCGCGCGGCCGAGAACGGCGACTTCGTCTCCGTCGACCTGTCCGCCACGGTGGACGGCGCCCCGGTCGAGGAGGCCACGACCAGCGGCCTGTCCTACGAGATCGGCTCCGGCCAGCTCGTGGACGGCATCGACGAGGCGATCATCGGCGCGAACGCCGGCGAGAGCAAGACCTTCACCACCAAGCTGGTGGCCGGCGAGTACGCCGGGCAGGACGCCGAGGTCACCGTGACCGTGCAGTCGGTCAAGCAGCGCGAGCTGCCCGAGGCCGACGACGAGTTCGCCCAGCTGGCCAGCGAGTTCGACACCATCGAGGAGCTGCGCGCGGACCTGCGCGAGCGCCTCGGCCGGGTGAAGAAGATGCAGCAGGGCGTGCAGGCCCGGGACAAGGTCCTGGACATCCTGCTCGAGCGCACCGAGGTGCCGATCCCGGAGAAGGTGCTCGAGTCCGAGGTGGAGAACCGCAAGCACGACGCGGTGCACCCCTACGACCACGACGAGGCGAAGTTCGCCGAGGCGCTGGCGGCCGAAGGCCGCAGTGTCGAGGAGTTCGACACCGAGGTCCGGGAGGAGTCGGAGAAGGCCGTCCGCACGCAGCTGCTGCTGGACACCATCGCCGACAACGAGCAGACCACGGTGGACGACGGCGAGCTGACCGAGCGGATCCTCTACCAGGCCCAGCGCTTCGGCGTCAGCCCGGACGAGTACGTGCAGCGGGCACAGCAGTCCGGCCAGCTCACCGCGATCTACGCGGACGTGCGCCGTGGCAAGGCGCTGGCCTCGATCGTGCGCGGCACCACCGTCAAGGACGCCTCGGGCGCCGAGGTGGACCTGAGCGAGCTGTTCGGCGGCGACGAGGACGCCGAGCAGGCCCCCGCGACCGAGGAAGCGGTCACGACCCCGGCAGAGTAA
- a CDS encoding ClpP family protease, whose product MTQHMPEGRTGTAGLTLTDSVFERLLQERIVVLGSEVNDEVANRLTAQLLLLDADDAESDIRFYINSPGGSVTAGFAIYDTMQLIKPDVATYAMGMAASMGQFLLSSGTPGKRYALPHARILMHQPSAGVGGTASDIAIQADLFNKWKQELAKITAEQTGQTTEQIIKDGDRDRWFTAQEAKDYGFVDHVLTRDNGLNSGN is encoded by the coding sequence GTGACGCAGCACATGCCCGAGGGGCGGACCGGCACCGCGGGGCTCACCCTCACCGACTCGGTGTTCGAGCGGTTGCTCCAGGAGCGCATCGTCGTTCTCGGTTCCGAGGTCAACGACGAGGTGGCCAACCGGCTCACCGCGCAGCTCCTGCTGCTCGACGCGGACGACGCGGAATCGGACATCCGGTTCTACATCAACTCGCCGGGCGGCTCGGTGACCGCCGGGTTCGCCATCTACGACACCATGCAGCTGATCAAGCCGGACGTGGCGACCTACGCGATGGGCATGGCGGCCTCGATGGGGCAGTTCCTGCTCTCCTCGGGCACGCCCGGCAAGCGTTACGCCCTCCCGCACGCGCGGATCCTGATGCACCAGCCCTCCGCGGGCGTCGGCGGCACCGCCTCGGACATCGCGATCCAGGCCGATCTGTTCAACAAGTGGAAGCAGGAGCTGGCGAAGATCACCGCCGAGCAGACCGGGCAGACCACCGAGCAGATCATCAAGGACGGCGACCGCGATCGCTGGTTCACCGCGCAGGAGGCGAAGGACTACGGCTTCGTCGACCACGTGCTGACCCGCGACAACGGTCTGAACTCCGGCAACTGA